Proteins from one Leptospira bourretii genomic window:
- a CDS encoding DoxX family protein → MKIAYLIVRVLLGALFLFSSVVILFNLVQQPETTGDLKVFNDGIKASGYLMTLIKVTELVCAIAFLSGRFVPLASVVIAPIVVNIFFVHIMIAPEGIPVGIFVVVANAFIAYVNRNAYKPLFVPVYK, encoded by the coding sequence ATGAAAATTGCTTATTTAATCGTTAGGGTTTTGCTTGGTGCATTATTCCTTTTTTCTTCCGTGGTAATTCTCTTTAACTTGGTCCAACAACCAGAAACAACGGGTGATTTAAAAGTATTTAATGATGGTATCAAAGCTTCTGGTTATTTAATGACCCTCATTAAAGTAACAGAGTTAGTTTGTGCGATTGCGTTTTTGTCAGGCAGATTTGTTCCATTGGCTTCGGTTGTCATCGCACCTATTGTTGTGAACATTTTCTTTGTTCACATCATGATTGCACCTGAAGGAATCCCTGTTGGGATTTTTGTTGTTGTTGCCAATGCTTTTATTGCTTACGTCAATCGTAATGCATACAAACCATTGTTTGTTCCTGTTTATAAATAG